A single window of Chloracidobacterium thermophilum B DNA harbors:
- a CDS encoding radical SAM protein: protein MLHLALTRRYREARMVLRGILDRWHPVLVHIVPIRRCNLACTYCNEYDAVSDPVPLDEMLRRIDKLAELGSSIVAFSGGEPMLHPDIYTMFRRIRAHGMMAGLISNGYYLTRERIEKLNEAGLEYLQISIDNVHPDEVSQKSLKVLDRRLVDLQRYARFAVSINSVIGGGIRQPEDAVTVAKRAAALGFAVSCGIIHDNRGALKPLSEAELRAYEEVKRIGKTGYAMIHTFQDNLAHGRPNRWKCRAGARYLYVCEDGLVHYCSQQRGYPGIPLINYTRDDLRREYATPKPCAPFCTLACAHRASTMDFWRDPQQERHPTTVHT from the coding sequence ATGCTCCACCTTGCTCTGACCCGTCGTTACCGCGAAGCCCGGATGGTGCTGCGCGGCATCCTCGACCGTTGGCATCCGGTCCTTGTGCATATTGTGCCGATTCGGCGGTGCAACCTCGCCTGCACTTACTGCAATGAGTATGACGCCGTTTCAGACCCCGTTCCGCTTGATGAAATGCTGCGCCGGATTGACAAACTGGCCGAACTTGGCTCTTCCATCGTGGCCTTCAGTGGGGGGGAACCCATGCTGCACCCGGACATCTACACCATGTTCCGGCGCATTCGCGCCCACGGCATGATGGCCGGTCTCATCAGCAACGGTTACTACCTGACCCGCGAACGGATTGAGAAACTCAATGAAGCCGGGCTGGAATACCTCCAGATCAGCATTGACAACGTCCATCCCGATGAGGTCTCCCAGAAAAGCCTCAAGGTCCTTGACCGCCGCCTGGTGGACCTCCAGCGCTATGCCCGCTTTGCTGTCAGCATCAACTCGGTCATCGGGGGGGGCATCCGCCAACCGGAAGATGCCGTCACGGTGGCCAAACGGGCCGCGGCGCTGGGATTTGCCGTTTCCTGCGGAATTATCCACGACAACCGCGGCGCGCTCAAACCCCTGTCCGAAGCTGAACTGCGTGCGTACGAGGAAGTCAAACGGATTGGGAAAACCGGCTACGCCATGATTCACACCTTTCAGGACAATCTTGCCCACGGGCGTCCCAACCGGTGGAAATGCCGGGCCGGTGCACGCTACCTCTACGTCTGTGAGGATGGGTTGGTCCACTACTGTTCCCAGCAGCGGGGCTACCCCGGCATTCCGCTCATCAACTACACCCGCGACGACCTGCGCCGCGAATATGCCACGCCCAAGCCCTGCGCGCCCTTCTGCACCCTTGCCTGCGCGCATCGGGCTTCCACCATGGACTTCTGGCGCGATCCCCAGCAGGAGCGCCACCCGACTACCGTTCACACGTGA
- a CDS encoding peroxiredoxin, with product MLQVGQPAPSFDMASTKNPETLKERIKLEDYRGKWLVLFFYPLDFTFVCPTEVTGFSDRLEEFHALNADVLGVSTDSVYSHKAWLETPREKNGVAGTKYPLASDITKAVSRSYGVLIENEGIALRGLFIIDPEGILQYQVVHSLNIGRNVDEVLRVLQALQSGGRCPVNWKPGQKTI from the coding sequence ATGTTGCAAGTTGGACAACCGGCGCCGAGCTTCGATATGGCTTCCACCAAAAACCCTGAAACGCTCAAAGAACGGATCAAACTTGAAGATTACCGTGGCAAGTGGCTCGTGCTGTTCTTCTATCCGCTGGACTTCACCTTCGTCTGCCCGACAGAGGTGACCGGCTTCAGCGACCGTCTGGAAGAATTCCACGCCCTCAATGCCGACGTTCTCGGCGTAAGCACAGACAGTGTGTACTCACACAAGGCCTGGCTGGAGACGCCCCGTGAGAAAAACGGCGTAGCCGGCACGAAGTACCCCCTGGCCAGCGACATCACCAAGGCAGTCAGCCGCAGCTATGGCGTTCTCATCGAGAACGAAGGCATTGCCCTGCGTGGGCTGTTCATCATTGACCCCGAAGGCATTCTCCAGTACCAAGTCGTTCACTCGCTCAACATCGGGCGCAATGTGGATGAGGTGTTGCGTGTCCTCCAGGCACTTCAGTCCGGCGGACGGTGCCCGGTCAACTGGAAGCCCGGTCAGAAGACCATCTAG